The genomic DNA TGAACTACATCTCCCGGGATGCAAAGCAGAAGGGAgcaccccgccccgccccgccccgccctgCCCCGCCCAGCCCGACTCGACGGGCGCCGCCCACCCAGCGGAACCCTGCAGGGAACACTGGCTACAAGTGCTGCGGCTGGGGGATAGCAGACTTTCTCAGGGAGCCACGCGGACGCGAGTGCTCCCGCTCCAGCTTCCCTGGGCAGCCGAAGGAAAGGTGAGTGGCAGAGAGTGGGATGGGGAGGAAACAAGCCgagtggagagaaagagagccgGAGGAGCCTGGAGCTAAGCATCCCCACTCCCCGCCCTGGGTGCCCGCAGGACCTGAGCGGATGCAGCCAGACTGCAGGTGTCTTGATGGGCCAAGAGTTCGCCGGGGGAACTGATTTGATCTCGCAGCCTGTTGGGGACACCCCTGCCCCGGTGCTAGCAGCGGGTCCTGGAAATGGAGCGCTCACCCGGCATCCCGCATCCCGCATCCCACCTGCCTTGGTGGTCTTGTCCCTGTCAGTTCGGTGCGTGTTTTACTGCCTTTAATCGAGGAGCAGCGGACTAGGGGAAAATGCTGCTTCCTGCTTTGGAGGTGCAATCTCACAAACCGGGCTTTAAAACAGATcagaggaggggagatggggggagAAGAGACCTTTAGATGGTCTCCTGGGATTATCCATCATCCACGGAGGCTGGAAACCTGGGAATCCAGATCTGCAAATCGACTGTTACAGTCTCCAACAGAACCcactctcagagagagagagagagagagagagagagagagagagagagagagagagagagagagagagagagagagagagagagagagagagagagagagagagagagagagagagagaatatgagtaTCTCCCTGCTTTGTTATAAATTGGAAGTCTCGCAAGGGACCCTGCCGATTTTATCTAAAGCAGTCTAATATGATTAGTTAGTTGTGCCAAAGGTTAATCAGAGCGACTCACGCCCGAGGGATCCATCTGTGAGGGTTTCTTTTCCGTAATTGATGAAAGCGGTTCCCGTTGCTTGCTTCGTCGAAGGATCCTTCAGTAGGGGCTTGTCCACTTGCTTGAAGGGAAACTCAATTCGGTTATGGTTTTCTTGCACTTAGCgctgtgggtttgttttgttttgatttttgttgttgtttcactttgttgttgttgttttttttctgtgcacaGGAGGGTGGTTTGAAATACAGCAGAAAACGTGTcgattttcttttcccttctgttcTGTGAGTTGCCTGGCTGTCTTAGGTGAGCCTTGCTTTTGTGCCTCTGTTACCAGCTGCTGGAGTTGGGGATTTTGGCTCCTAATCCTCCAGCCTTGGTTTAAAGTTAATCACCACTCTGgattgaaataaaaaacaaagagagtCCTTGATTAAACCCCTTATATTTATTGAGAATGTATAGTGAAATCCCCCTCCCCAGGAAGctagcagaggcaggaaaagatGGGCAGATGGCTTTCTGTTCACCACAGGGTACCATTCCATCGAGGAGGCTCTGGGTGCAGTAGAAGTGAGGAAATACCATGGATACAGAGAGAGCCTCAACGGTGGTAGCTTTGGAAATTGCTTCTTGCTTCTTTGCCTTGATCCGAAgctatttatcatttctttgttccCTCAACTTGTACAAGGGACTCGTAAACACTCCCGGGGAGGGGGCACACTTTCTTGTGCTTGTGTGTTAGCAAACTGTAGGGAGGAGAAGTATCTCAGAGCCACTGAGACTTCTGTGAGTGGGAACAGCAGGCGCTCAATGGGAGCAGGTAGCATACTTGTGTGACGTGGACTGGCTCGCTGTGTTTTGCAGACAGCAGTGGGAGTGCTGGGTGTAGTGGGTTAGTAGCTACATGAAGAAGTGATTCACTAGTCCTGATTCCTCTTGTTGGCCACTGGCTGATGAAGTCATCCTTTTCATTCACTCCAAAACTGCTAAGTCAAGATGCTTGTTCAGTGGCACCCAGCTGATAGGAGGCTGCTTTCATTAAAGCTTTAATCTGTATTAGAATCTGTTCCCAACTGGTGTATCAACACACACTCTAACTGAATTAATTTCTTAAGAAGTCTGCCCTTGCTCAAGAACTCCAGAAATCCAGCAGCTCTGCTAAATAGGGCCCTGCCTTTCTCCTTTGTGTCTCTCTACAGGAAACTTGCCTTCTCCTTTGAGGGATTCTGTCACGGGAATGTGTGAGTCCCTGGATAAATTTGGCTGGGTGACGGCAGTGTGCTCTCTCTGGAGATACTGCTACTTCCTGCTCGCCCCTCCTCTACCCTGACCCGAGTTTCTCCCTGCTAACCCGGTGACAAGTCTGAAGATTTGCTCTTTCCATATTCTTCTGTCCCCAGGTTCCCTTTCTCATTTCTGTCACTCTCATGAGGAACTGAGGCTAACGTGTGCTTAACCTGCCATGGCTATAACAGAAATGGTGACCACAGGAGCAGGCCTCTCTATAGAACGGGCTCTATAGGACCAGCTGGGTCCCTATCTGTGTTGCCACTGTCAGAATTTCTTGAAATTGCTAGAGGGATTCTAAGCAGCTCCCATGGAGCTCCACTCTCTGACTAAGAGGAACAGGCCAGAGGACCTGTGCAACGGTATGGACTGGAGTTCGGGAGAGACTCTTGGTGACCAGGCAGAGGAGGCAGCCATCACAGCTGCCCTTTGCTCTCAGAAAAACTCTGCATCCTCACCAGGAGCAGCCGTGGTGGAAGTGTCAAGATTTAGCCCTTCTCTAGCATCCCCTACCTCCTTGGTCCAAGGCAGTGCTATTCAGCCAAGCTTTCTCCCACCAGGACCTCCTGACTCAGGAAACAACCAAGTGATGGCAGATCGTAAAGTCTGCAACTGTTGCAGCCACGAACTAGAAACTTCTTTCACTTACGTGGATGAGAACGTCAACCTAGAACAGAGAAGTCAGAGGTCCCCATCAGCAAAAGGCGGTAATCGCCCTGGAGATCTTGGCTGGGGGAACGCTAATGAATGGTCCCATGATGCTGCCATGTCGTTGATGTCTGAAGATGAAGATGACACAGGTTCAGAAGCCACATCTTCGGGGAAGTCCATAGACTATGGTTTCATCAGCGCCATCTTGTTCTTGGTCACCGGTATCTTGCTGGTGATCATTTCTTATATTGTCCCGCGGGAGGTGACAGTGGATCCCAATACCGTGGCAGCCCGGGAGATGGAGCGCCTAGAAAAGGAGAGTGCAAGGCTAGGTGCACACCTGGACCGCTGTGTGATCGCTGGGCTCTGTCTCCTTACACTCGGGGGAGTGGTTCTCTCATGCTTGTTGATGATGTCTATGTGGAAGGGCGAACTCTATCGTCGAAATAGGTTTGCCTCTTCCAAAGAGTCCGCCAAACTCTATGGTTCTTTCAACTTCAGGATGAAAACCAGCACTAACGAAAACACCCTGGAACTGTCCTTGGTGGAGGAAGATGCCCTTGCTGTACAGAGTTAATTCTGATAGTCTTGTGAGACAACCATCcattttatgtgaaaaaaaaattaggtgtcTTATTTGTTTGGcaagaaaagttttctttttattgttgttctgtCTAATCCCAAACTCAGTCAGTGTTTTGTTTCCACAAATCTTTTTATAAAGAAAGCCTGTGTAAGATGTAAAAGAAACCATGGCCATCTATTCCTGACTTACAGCAGACTGAAAATGAATTCACCTGTAATGACCATGGAGTTTTGCTTCCATAGCAAAATATTTCCACTGACCTAATATACAAGTGTTTTCTTCTACATAAACATGGATGTTATTCTTGGGTACTAGAAGGGCTCCTGAATAATATACAATCATATGACAATCTATTTTGTGAAACACAAACACTAAATAGTAAGACTTACATTTAATTCCCAAGGtgcttttccattttcctgctaaaattttatttctaaaatttggCTAAACACTAAAATGTAGACTGCAGGAGTGTGAATGTTTTGAAACTTATGGATGatggttatttttaaaagctataaaAATGCTATGTTTTAAGTTATTACTGTATTTAGAAGTGGCAACTGTGTCATTAATATGTACCTTATcataaagaaaatgatataaatcATCTTCAGACCCAGCTGAGCTTAACTGTTAACACAAGGCGTTTTCCCTAAGCCTTTTCTCCCAGTGAATACTTGCTGATAcatcttttgtttccttgtggATTTGCCTTCAGCCTGATGACCTGCACCCTTGAAAACCTTACCACATCTCATACATGTGTGGTAAAGGATTAGACTTTACAAACATATCTCCTGGCAGCCGGACAACTAGACAAGCCTGAGTCATGAGTAGGCCTGGCATTCTCCCCAGGTGACATTTTGTGGTGATGGTTTGGAGAAAACCATCCAGTATAATTGCAGCTAGACTCCTGGGAACTATGCCTAGCATAATTCATTACTTAAAGAGTCCTTAAGCCTATAGCCAAAATCTtatgctggaaagagaaaaatcaaacccATTAATTTAGTGGGAGTTATGTTCATCACTATTCCTGATCACTCTCTACAAGGTCTAGACATCATCTTGAAAATTTCTTCAGGCCCTTAAGGGCCATGGTCTGGCCTCATAAAGTGAAAATGACTAATCTATGGGAGGTGCCGTGGGCAAGGTGGTCAGAAACGTATGGGAAATGCAACCCAAGAAAGATCTTGAATTGTACTCATGTTCCTTGAAGCGGCCCCACCCTTCCACTTAGGCATTGTGTTACTATGTTCCAAATACAAGTGGGTTCATTCTTAAAGAGGACTGGAGCCAGGAACCAGTGTGACTGAAGGGACGAGCTAGTGAGAAAGGGATTGTGTTGGCCATTTTTAACCTCAACGAAGTCTAATGTAGACACCTGTGTTGTTATTGAGGGCTCTGGGTGAACTGTGTGAGTTGGTGTATCATCCATATGAATGCGTTCTTGGGGCTCTCGGAGCCATTTGTTGACTTAGCTCTATTAAACGTTAAAGGAAAACGCGGTGATGGAGGATGAGGTAGGGATGGCAAGCAGGCCACAGAATTCTTAGGTGAAAGTAAGAAAAGTGTCTCGCCCTGTAGAATAAAGTGCTTGACTATGAAGTTCTGGCTTCGTGTGCTACAAAGTAGGAGCAAGAACATGCATTTTGTTTGTTGTAGTGAGTCCCTTGTGCTTTGATCGCCTGTGACTCTCAGGTCATCTGTGCTGAAGGCACATTCCCACAAGTTTCAACTTTACCCTCGGGAGGCTTATTCAATTCTGCTTCCTAGTCTGCTTCAGGAATCACTTTGGAGATGTTGAAGTAAGAAGGGAAACATCTACTTCCATGAGTGAGTAGATATGAGCTGGGTTCAAAGTGCAACAACAGAGCttgtaaaataaaactgaagcCCATTtaaagccaggcctggtgagcCATGCCTTGATTCTAACACTTGAGAGGCCGAAGCAAGATCAGtgcaaggaaaagacaaacttgggctacatagtgggttcccAGACAGCCTGAAATATAGagtaagactatctcaaaaaacacaatAAACTATTCCTGTTTGTTTATATGAGATCTCtggattttgggttttttttttctatttgtaaacCACAATTAATTAGTTTCATAGCAAATTAAACAGAACTCATTTGTGGTCCAATTTTCAGTTCTTGATGAGCTTGAAATTGAACACGAAGACTGTCTTTTCAATCCTGTAAAACTGACAAAGAAAAAAGTCCGAGTTCTTCAATACAAGCAAAGTTAATGAACTCACAATGCTGCTAAATTGTATAGTTACACTCTGAAGGCAGCACTTTTTCAAATGCCATCTCAGGAAAGAAGATTTTTAAGTGGAAAGCAAGCAGCAGATGGTCATTTCCACATTATCTAAAACCGCTCCAACACAGAGCATGACATGAGGTTCTGCTGATGAGGGAAGGCCATCACACCCAAAGGGACCGATGGAGAATATCACCAGGATGCTTCTTTGGGCTGTGCTGATGTACTTACAATATTTACCTTAATTTGCTCTCTCCCAGGTGTCCTATTTGTATTGCCCCACCCAGAATGGTGCCTGTCTTTATGATgatttcttaaatataaaatgaagctaGGGGCTATGGACATCGCTCAGGGGTACagagcttgcccagcatgtgtgagaccctgagtTGACCCCTcagcaatgaaagaaaataacaataaagataAAGGTAATACAGACAAAGAAAAATTCTGAACTTTCCGCACTGCTGATTTCAATGTAATACGGTGCGGTTTGGGTACTAGAATTGCTTTGCCCTGACGTCCTGAGACACCAGACAT from Cricetulus griseus strain 17A/GY chromosome 10, alternate assembly CriGri-PICRH-1.0, whole genome shotgun sequence includes the following:
- the Tmem74 gene encoding transmembrane protein 74, with translation MELHSLTKRNRPEDLCNGMDWSSGETLGDQAEEAAITAALCSQKNSASSPGAAVVEVSRFSPSLASPTSLVQGSAIQPSFLPPGPPDSGNNQVMADRKVCNCCSHELETSFTYVDENVNLEQRSQRSPSAKGGNRPGDLGWGNANEWSHDAAMSLMSEDEDDTGSEATSSGKSIDYGFISAILFLVTGILLVIISYIVPREVTVDPNTVAAREMERLEKESARLGAHLDRCVIAGLCLLTLGGVVLSCLLMMSMWKGELYRRNRFASSKESAKLYGSFNFRMKTSTNENTLELSLVEEDALAVQS